A region of the Microcystis aeruginosa FD4 genome:
CAAAAACAACCCGCCGCTATCGTTGCGGCCAGCGATCGCCTGCAGCAATTACAAAAACATCAGGATGTCTCCCTAGAGCGCTCGATCTGCGCCCTACTGCTCGGTCAAACCGAACAGGCAGGCACAATTTTAGAAAAAAGTCAAGAGCAAGAAATATTAAATTATATTAAGGAACAATCCGGGCAATCTCCCGATCTCTTACCTGGGTTATGTCGTTACGGTGAGCGTTGGTTACAAACGGAAGTTTTCTGCCATTTTAGTGATTTAGTCGAGCGGAAAGCCTCACTCAAAGAGTATTTTGCCGAGGAAGAGGTACAAAACTATTTAGAAGAATTGTCAGGTTTTCCTGACGAAAAAGTTCCCGTGTCGGTTCGAGAAAAGACCGGCGAACCCTTAGAATCGGAAGTAAATGTTCTCAAAACCCACACCCCCCCCACCCATTTAAACCCAGTGCCAGGAGCGACACCGATGAGGGAATCTGCTTATTCTTCTTCCCACTCTCGTCCCCAAAAACCGTCTTTAGCTAGAGCTAATGGTGAGCGGACAAGCACTGCTGTACCGTCCCTGAGAGCCACAGCCCAGGAGGAAACTCTCACCCCCTATACTCAGGGTAATGTGGTGATGACAGCAGCCTATCGTCAACCGGCACTTAATCCCCCCCGTCGTCGTCCTAGTCGCCCGCGTCCCCAAGCAGTGGGTAACTCCGGGCCGGCAGCCCTAGAAACGGTAAAAACCGCCGTAGTCGCACCGAAACGGAGACGACCGGCCCGCAGAAAACTGCGACTCGATCGAGTGGCGATATTGGGGGTAGGATTAGTGGGAACGATCGCGGTCTTGGCCCTGGGGGTGAAGGCAATTGTCGATAGTCAATCTCCTTTGGCAGCCTTGCAAGGGGAACAGTTACCGATTTCTTTGCATACTCCCATACTAGAAATCCCCTCAGCTAATGCGGAAGTGATCGAAGGGACTCCCTTGGGCAAGGAAACAGCCAAGGAGACGATTCAAGCTTGGTTAGGGGCAAAATCGGCTGCTTTTGGCAGTGAACACCAAAAAGAGCAATTGAAAGAGGTTTTAACGGGTTCAGCCTTGGAAATTTGGCAAAAACGAGCGGCGGCTTTACAGGGAAATAACTATTGGCGCTACGATCATCAAGTGGATGTGCGATCGGTCACTAATAATGCGAAAAATCCTAATTTAGCGACGGTGGAAGCGACAGTAAACGAAAAGGCCATGTATTTCCATAATGGCAAGGAAATTGTCAATCGTTCCTATAATGAGTCCTTGAACGTGCGCTATGATTTGGTACGGCAAGGAGATAAATGGTTGATCGAAAAAACCCAAGTTTTACCCTAATTTTTCCCGATTAAATCCCCAAAAAACCTCGGAATTATGAATTATGAATTGGGGAAGTGGGGAGCAGGGAGCGGGGGGTGGGGGAGAAGGGAGCGAGAAGTGGGGAGATGGGAGCAGGGAGAAAAAAGCTGATCACTGATTACTGATCACTGATTACTGATTACTGAAGATCGACTCCTGCAAAGGAAAACCTTGTACCTCACCATTAAGATAACTTCTATATCTTTAGACTGATAAATGCTCGATTCGCTTAATATTTTTTAACATAAAATATGCTCTTTGATTGCTGTAATTGGTTCCCTAGAAGTCAAGCTAATGAGTTATGATCCTAGGTAGGGATCCATAGTTCTTAGAGGAAAAAAGCGGGGCAATCTCAATGTTTTGCCCACCGACAAGACCATGATTTTGATCTTTTAAAAGTCTCGCATAAGTCTTTAAGAACTTTTAAAATCAGCATTCACACAGGAGGGATATTATGACAGATAAGAGTAAACGCGGTTTTGCCTCTATGGATCAAGCTAAACAAAGGGAAATCGCTAGTAAAGGTGGTAAAGCTGCTCATCAAAAAGGTACAGCCCACGAATTTACCTCCGAAGAAGCCCGCGAAGCGGGACGAAAAGGTGGTGAAGCGGTTAGCCGAGATCGCGCCCACATGGCAGCTATTGGACGGGAAGGGGGCAAAAATTCCCACAAAGGCAGTCGCAAAAACTTAAACTCCGGGGAAAATTCCCCAGTCAACGAGTCTATAGGTGAAAATTCCTCAGATTTTAGCAACTGGGAAGCAAATAGTTGACTTTGGTTGACTTTTTCTCAGACTGAGAGGGTGTTGGGGTGTTGGGGTTTTAGGGTGTTGGGGTGTTGGGGTTTTAGGGTGTTGGGGTGTTGGGGTTTTAGTTGAATTCCCCCATTTCCCCATTCCCCCATTCCCCCATTCCCCCATTCCCCCATTCCCCCATTCCCCCATTTCCCTATTTCCCTATTTCCATTTCCCCATCCCCAATAAATACTTTAAGGTTCGATACTGACAATCCAAGTACCAACGTAGAGACGGACGGGAATATTACCAGAGGCAATCACATCACAGGTAAAGTAATAAGTGCCTAATTCGGGATTTCTGACATTAGACATGACGATTTCAACTTTGCTGGTCGGATCGATCGGTTGTTCGGGGACAATTTGAATAATGCGACTATCCTTATCCCAAACCACTTCCTTTAAAGGTAAAGATTTGTTGTTGATGCGTACCTCGATTTTATTGGTGTCAAACTGGCCGTTAAAATAATCGGGATAGGAAATAAAAAAAGCTGCGGCCCCTTGGGAGAGTTTTTTCGGGGGGATATAGAGTTTATAACGATCCATTTGCCTGGGACGACCGCCAAATTGCAAGAAATAATCTAAGATATCCTTGCGATCAACTCCGCTAAAAATTGTTAGGCCGGGGTTGCCATTGGCTAAAGTTATTTTTGGTAAAATAATCCCCGCACCCACCGCTAAGGATAGAGCAATCAAAGCGGGTGTCCTAGCATATTTAATTACTTTTGTCAAGAGTTTTAACATAAATTTTAACCCAAGGTGAGGGGGATGGTGATGGCTGCAAGAGGCCGAATACAGTTCAACTGTAACAAAACCCGCTCGTTTCTTACCTAGACCTTTGCCAGTCCGATAAGTGTCTTGATTAACGCTTCAGCGCTCGCGCCATATCCCGTTGGTCTTGACGACGTTTCAAATCTTCGCGTTTATCGTGTAATTTCTTGCCTCTACCGAGGCCAATGCTGATTTTTACCCAACTACCTTTAAAATACATCTTCAAAGGCACAAGAGTTAAGCCTTTCTGTTCCACTTGACCGATGAGCTTGCTGATTTCCTTTTTGTGCATCAACAATTTTCTCGTCCGGCGCGGATCGTGATTAAAATATTCGCTACTCTGTTCGTAGGGGGAAATATGAACATTAATTAACACCGCTTCACCATTGCGGACTAAAACGTAACCATCCCGCAGGTTCACCTTACCAGCGCGCACAGATTTAACCTCAGTCCCCAGCAACTGCACCCCCGCTTCAAAAGTCTCTAAAATCTCGTAGAGATGGCGTGCTTGCCGGTTATCAGTGATAATTTTGATTTTGTCGTCTTGATTGGCCATATAGTCAAGTGAAAAGTGAAAAAGCTTTTGGGTGTTAGAGTTTTAGGGTGTTAGGGTTTTAGGGTGTTGGGGTGTTAGGGTGTTAGGGTTTTAGGGTTTTGGGGGTTAGGTGCTAGGGTTTTAGGGTGTTGGGGTTTTGGGGTTTTAGGGTTTTAGGGTTTTGGGGTTTTAGGGTTTTGGGGTTTTAGGGTTTTAGGGTGTTGGGGTTTTAGTTGAAATTCCCCATTTCCCCACTTCCCCATTTCCCCATTTCCCCATTTCCCCATTTCCCCATTTCCCCATTTCCCCATTTCCCCATTTCCCCATTTCCCCATTTCCCCATCTTACTCGCTCTTTTGCTCTCTCTGGACTGACTGCTTGCGGCTCTTTGGTGATCACTGGCCTTGTCAGGGGGAACGAGAAGGGAGAAAATGAGAGCAGTGTTAAATTTTTATGAAGTTTGGTTCTGTGGACAAAATTCGTACTGTTTCCGATAGTAAGCGTGATTTTTATACTCGCCACACCCGCCCCATCAATTCGGTGTATCGGCGCGTGGTTGAGGAATTATTAGTCGAGATGCACCTGCTCTCTGTTAATGTAGATTTCCATTATGATCCAATTTATGCCCTTGGTGTGGTTACTTCTTTCGAGAAGTTCATGGAAGGCTATCGTCCGGGGGAGGATAAACCGAATATTTTTAATGCTTTGTGCCAAGCGGTTAACGGTAATCCCGAAGTCTATCGTCGTGATGCCGAAAATATGATCGCTATTGCCAAAGAAACTAATATTGATTCCTTGCTTTCCCAACTGCAAAACCCTGCTATGGGTGGTAACAATCAGTTGTCTGATAGTTTAGTTTCGGTTATCAACGCGCCTAAGTTTAAGTATAGTCGCCTGTTTGCCATCGGTCTCTATACAATTTTGGCGGAAGCACAACCGGACATGATCAAGGAAAAAGAAAAACGCGAACAAATTTTGCAAAAGTTCTCAGAAATTCTCCATCTCTCCAGCGAGAAACTGCAAAAAGACCTCGATGTTTATCGCGGTAATCTTGATAAAATGGATCAGCTGCTCAAGGTTATCGAAGATGCTCTAGAAGCAGAAAAGAAAAAACGTCAACAAAAAGAACAGGAAAAACAAACCACCCTGCAATAAAGGCTCTCAACCGGAAATTACCGCGTGCAGACAAGGGAATAGGGAACAGAAAAAGGATTAAATCGGCTCTCTTTCTTTACTGTTCCTTCTGACCTCGTTCTACAATTAGGATCAGCAACCCTCAATATTTATTTCCCGTGACTAACTCCTCCATCAGCGCACCCGTAACCGATATTTTGGCAAAAGCGCGGTCAGGGGCAAATTTATCGGCGAAAGAAGCGATTATCTTGCTAGAAACTACCGATAACCGTTTAATTGCCCAGATTCGGGAAACTGCCGACTTTTTGCGTCGTCAACAGGCAGGAGATACCGTCACCTACGTGATCAATCGCAACATTAATTTTAGTAACATTTGTGAGCAGCATTGTAGTTTTTGTGCATTCAGACGCGATGAAAATGAAGAGGGGGCCTTCTGGCTTAATTTAGAGGAAATTATCGCTAAAGCGACGGATGCTGTCCGTCGTGGGGCGACAGAAATTTGTATGCAGGGAGGATTAAACCCAAAAGCCAAGATTAAGGGCAATTCCTTAGACTATTACCTCGAAATTGTTAAAAACCTGAAACAAGCTTTTCCTGACCTGCATTTACACGCTTTTTCGCCCCAAGAAGTCCAATTTATCGCTAGGGAAGACGGTTTAAGTTACGAAAAAGTTATCGCTTCCCTGCAAGAAGCAGGAGTGAATTCTCTCCCAGGGACGGCTGCCGAGGTGTTAGTGGATGAGGTAAGACGGGTAATTTGTCCAGAAAAAATCGATGCCGCCACTTGGTTAGAAATAGTCGGTATTGCTCATCGTTTGGGGTTACATACCACCAGTACCATGCTCTGCGGTCATATTGAAACCCCTAGCCAACAGGTGCAGCACCTTGAAAAAATTAGAAAACAGCAAGAAATCGCCCTAGAAAATAATTATCGGGCTAAAATCACCGAATTTATTTTATTGCCTTTTGTGGGACAATCAGCCCCCAAACCCCTGAGAAATCGAGTCGGACGAGATCAACCAATCTTAGCCGATACATTAAAATTAACGGCAGTGGCGCGGATTTATTTGGGCAATAGCATTAAAAATCATCAACCCAGTTGGGTAAAATTGGGCTTACAGGGGGCGACAGAAGCCTTAAACTGGGGTTGCAACGATCTCGGTGGCACTCTCATGGAAGAACATATTACCACTATGGCCGGGGCCCTGGGCGGTACTTGTTTGACCGTCGAGGAATTAGAAACGGCGATTAAATCCCTCGATCGCCCTGCCCGTCAACGGGGTACAATCTATTAGAGTCTATTTAACCCGAATCCTGGATTAGCTGAAAGCTTGATCCTGTCCCGGGTTAAAACTTTCCTTCTCTCGTCCGACTAACGTTAATTGAGTATTAAGAAGGTGCGCTATTGAGACAGTTATATTCTCCGACCTTATAGATCAAATTAGCTACGAGTCCTGTCCAACCTGTTTGATGGCTTGCTCCCAGTCCTTGACCTGTATCTCCGTGAAAATATTCGTAGAACAGTATTAAATCCTGGCCATCAGGGGTTTTGAAAAGCTGACGAAGTTTTGGGTTATCTCCGTAAACTGGTCGTTTCCCTGACCAATCAGGCAGGAAAATACGGATTAAGCGTTTGGATATTTCTACCGCTACTTGTTCAAGAGTATTTCTTCCACGTTCTCCAGTGGGAAACTCCACTTTAAACTCATCTCCTAGACAGTCATGAATGTAATCATGAAACTTATAAAGCGAATCAATGATTAGAAAATTCACAGGAAACCATATTGGACCGCGCCAATTAGAATTACCTGTATGTACAGGAGAGTTACCTGCTTCTCCAGGTTCGTAGAGAATTCTGGAAGGTAAAACACTGTCATACATATCTTTCATGAAGCAAGGAATCGAGTAAGGCGAACCAAACTCAGAATTAGGATCGTGAACTTTTGAAAGACTGCGAATACCATAGTCGCTCAAAAACTCCTGTTTATCCAGTAGCTTTTTGACGATTAATTGCAACTTATCAAAGTCAACAATTGACAAATACATCTCCAGGTTATCATTATTATGCTTGTCTGCGATGTAGAAACTTTCATATTTTCCTCTCAAGTAATTAAAGTCGGTTCCTGGCAAGAACAATTGGGACAATGAATTAGGGTCAGAGAACTTAGATTTAAAAGCATCGATTATCTGGTTTTGAGATTCCTGTCTTTCGGATTCAAAAATATCAATCGCACATAGGGGAATTAAACCGACTAATGAACGATACTTCAAGGGAAACTCTAGGGTCAAATTTTCCTGAACAATACTGAGAATATCGTAATAGAATTCATCCTTCTGATCCCACAAATGCGTTCTATTTTTTTCAGTAATATCATTGATAGCATTGGCGATATTAAGGAATTCTTTGAGGAACATGGTGGCAGCCTCTATCTCTTCGCCAGATGGGTCTTGACTTCCCAACTCTATGGCAATTCTCAGCATATTTAAGCAGAACATAGCCATCCAGCTTGTTCCATCTGCTTGTTCAATTTTTACATCATCAGTTT
Encoded here:
- a CDS encoding IMS domain-containing protein; amino-acid sequence: MRIPLDYYRILGIPFQVSAEQIDLAHADRGRQLPRQEYSQTAIVARQHLLDEAYQVLSAADRRRDYDAEFFDPNPLLLNPESSAENLDSHAGEVAAASSEYPTPQITIAPADLVGALLILQELGEYELVIRLAETYLELEPTTRPDMILTLALAYGELSREYWQDKNYEQAASTAAKALTWLEQEQMFPQVASEIRHDCDRLRPYRILELLSQEKKPSLARQRGLNLLEEMLAARGGIDGQGDDRSGLGVDNFLRFIQQLRVYLTQAEQEKIWAKEAQRPSAVGNYLLVYALIARGFAQKQPAAIVAASDRLQQLQKHQDVSLERSICALLLGQTEQAGTILEKSQEQEILNYIKEQSGQSPDLLPGLCRYGERWLQTEVFCHFSDLVERKASLKEYFAEEEVQNYLEELSGFPDEKVPVSVREKTGEPLESEVNVLKTHTPPTHLNPVPGATPMRESAYSSSHSRPQKPSLARANGERTSTAVPSLRATAQEETLTPYTQGNVVMTAAYRQPALNPPRRRPSRPRPQAVGNSGPAALETVKTAVVAPKRRRPARRKLRLDRVAILGVGLVGTIAVLALGVKAIVDSQSPLAALQGEQLPISLHTPILEIPSANAEVIEGTPLGKETAKETIQAWLGAKSAAFGSEHQKEQLKEVLTGSALEIWQKRAAALQGNNYWRYDHQVDVRSVTNNAKNPNLATVEATVNEKAMYFHNGKEIVNRSYNESLNVRYDLVRQGDKWLIEKTQVLP
- a CDS encoding KGG domain-containing protein; protein product: MTDKSKRGFASMDQAKQREIASKGGKAAHQKGTAHEFTSEEAREAGRKGGEAVSRDRAHMAAIGREGGKNSHKGSRKNLNSGENSPVNESIGENSSDFSNWEANS
- a CDS encoding DUF2808 domain-containing protein, which translates into the protein MLKLLTKVIKYARTPALIALSLAVGAGIILPKITLANGNPGLTIFSGVDRKDILDYFLQFGGRPRQMDRYKLYIPPKKLSQGAAAFFISYPDYFNGQFDTNKIEVRINNKSLPLKEVVWDKDSRIIQIVPEQPIDPTSKVEIVMSNVRNPELGTYYFTCDVIASGNIPVRLYVGTWIVSIEP
- the smpB gene encoding SsrA-binding protein SmpB codes for the protein MANQDDKIKIITDNRQARHLYEILETFEAGVQLLGTEVKSVRAGKVNLRDGYVLVRNGEAVLINVHISPYEQSSEYFNHDPRRTRKLLMHKKEISKLIGQVEQKGLTLVPLKMYFKGSWVKISIGLGRGKKLHDKREDLKRRQDQRDMARALKR
- the psb29 gene encoding photosystem II biogenesis protein Psp29; its protein translation is MDKIRTVSDSKRDFYTRHTRPINSVYRRVVEELLVEMHLLSVNVDFHYDPIYALGVVTSFEKFMEGYRPGEDKPNIFNALCQAVNGNPEVYRRDAENMIAIAKETNIDSLLSQLQNPAMGGNNQLSDSLVSVINAPKFKYSRLFAIGLYTILAEAQPDMIKEKEKREQILQKFSEILHLSSEKLQKDLDVYRGNLDKMDQLLKVIEDALEAEKKKRQQKEQEKQTTLQ
- the cofH gene encoding 7,8-didemethyl-8-hydroxy-5-deazariboflavin synthase subunit CofH, which translates into the protein MTNSSISAPVTDILAKARSGANLSAKEAIILLETTDNRLIAQIRETADFLRRQQAGDTVTYVINRNINFSNICEQHCSFCAFRRDENEEGAFWLNLEEIIAKATDAVRRGATEICMQGGLNPKAKIKGNSLDYYLEIVKNLKQAFPDLHLHAFSPQEVQFIAREDGLSYEKVIASLQEAGVNSLPGTAAEVLVDEVRRVICPEKIDAATWLEIVGIAHRLGLHTTSTMLCGHIETPSQQVQHLEKIRKQQEIALENNYRAKITEFILLPFVGQSAPKPLRNRVGRDQPILADTLKLTAVARIYLGNSIKNHQPSWVKLGLQGATEALNWGCNDLGGTLMEEHITTMAGALGGTCLTVEELETAIKSLDRPARQRGTIY